The Crocosphaera subtropica ATCC 51142 genome includes a window with the following:
- a CDS encoding glycosyltransferase family 4 protein: MKILVISSLFPYPPIQGKAQVRTFSLLKHLNTNYDITLVTQEPEQVLEEDIDALQQHIHDCIVFPAVTHEENSKGFLETAKQLGVFVQQGTPPRVLSRYSVAIQEWLDQAIESEKFDLLLCEGSGNEIYVRPEWQEKIPTVIDIHRSVYGMYKHQIETNSNDSGLRDQLSLPLLRRYEKQYCHKFAAVIVANQTEQQILKNLKLEVPITLVPNGLNLQVFPKRSHNQGGHRITFVGAMDKPANVDAARFFSLDVFPKIRQRYPDATLDIVGSRPVSEVLELNELSGVHITGQVPCVLDYLHNTTVSVIPIRKSVGTKMRTLEALATGTPLVASDYGLEGLPVDGPGVPLVAMRANDVDEYVYAVGRLFQDAKLREKLSHNGRILVENEYTWEQMTQRYEQVLLDTYTKFNA; the protein is encoded by the coding sequence ATGAAGATTCTTGTAATTTCATCCCTTTTTCCTTATCCACCAATACAGGGAAAAGCCCAGGTGAGAACCTTCTCCTTACTCAAACATCTTAATACAAACTACGACATTACCCTAGTTACCCAAGAACCCGAACAAGTTCTCGAAGAGGATATTGATGCACTACAGCAGCACATTCACGATTGTATTGTTTTTCCTGCTGTCACTCATGAAGAAAATAGCAAAGGTTTCCTAGAAACCGCTAAACAACTAGGGGTATTTGTACAACAAGGAACACCCCCACGGGTGTTGTCCCGCTATTCGGTTGCCATTCAGGAATGGTTAGATCAAGCCATTGAATCTGAGAAATTTGATCTTCTCCTATGTGAAGGAAGTGGCAATGAAATCTATGTTAGACCAGAATGGCAAGAAAAAATTCCCACAGTGATCGATATTCATCGTTCTGTCTATGGGATGTATAAACATCAAATTGAAACCAATTCTAACGATAGTGGATTACGGGATCAATTAAGCTTACCCTTATTACGGCGTTATGAAAAACAATATTGTCATAAATTCGCTGCTGTGATTGTAGCCAACCAAACCGAACAACAAATATTGAAAAATTTAAAATTAGAAGTCCCCATTACCCTTGTTCCCAACGGATTAAACTTACAAGTCTTTCCTAAACGTTCCCATAACCAAGGGGGACACCGTATTACCTTTGTTGGTGCTATGGATAAACCGGCCAATGTCGATGCAGCACGATTTTTTAGTTTAGATGTTTTTCCGAAAATTCGTCAACGCTATCCCGACGCAACCCTTGATATCGTAGGAAGTCGGCCAGTTTCGGAAGTTCTAGAATTAAACGAACTTTCAGGGGTTCACATCACCGGACAAGTTCCTTGTGTTTTAGACTACCTCCATAACACCACCGTATCGGTTATTCCCATTCGCAAAAGTGTGGGAACGAAAATGCGAACCCTCGAAGCATTGGCCACCGGAACCCCCTTGGTTGCTAGTGATTATGGTTTAGAAGGATTACCTGTCGATGGGCCAGGAGTCCCTTTAGTGGCCATGAGAGCTAATGATGTAGACGAATATGTCTATGCAGTTGGCCGTCTGTTTCAAGACGCAAAACTAAGGGAAAAATTATCCCATAACGGACGGATTTTAGTCGAAAATGAATATACTTGGGAACAAATGACCCAACGTTATGAACAAGTTTTGTTAGATACCTATACTAAATTTAACGCCTAA
- the groL gene encoding chaperonin GroEL (60 kDa chaperone family; promotes refolding of misfolded polypeptides especially under stressful conditions; forms two stacked rings of heptamers to form a barrel-shaped 14mer; ends can be capped by GroES; misfolded proteins enter the barrel where they are refolded when GroES binds), which translates to MAKIVSFSDDSRRALEQGVNALADAVRITLGPKGRNVLLEKKFGAPQIVNDGITVAKEIELEDPLENTGARLIQEIASKTKEVAGDGTTTATVIGQALIKEGLKNVIAGANPVALRRGIEKTMAFLVKEIENVAKPVEGDAIAQVASVSAGNDQEVGKMIALAMDKVTKDGVITVEESKSLSTELDVVEGMQIDRGYISPYFITDQERQQVEFDDALILITDKKISAIADLVPILENVARAGKPLLIIAEDVEGEALATLVVNKARGVLNVAAIKAPAFGERRKAVLQDIAILTGGSVISEEVGLSLDAVDLDMLGQATKINIVKDNTTIVATTDDRTKAAVQKRIEQLRKQAAETDSDYDSEKLQERIAKLAGGVAVIKVGAATETELKDRKLRIEDALNATKAAVDEGIVPGGGTTLIHLASKVADYKNQLANAEEKVAADLVARSLEAPLRQLANNAGLEGSVIVERVRETDFNVGFNAMTGEFEDMIAAGIIDPAKVVRSALQNAASIAGMVLTTEALVVEKPEPEAPAMPDMGGMGGMGGMGGMGGMGGMGMGF; encoded by the coding sequence ATGGCAAAAATTGTATCATTTAGTGACGACTCTAGGCGCGCATTAGAGCAAGGCGTAAACGCCTTGGCTGACGCGGTTAGAATTACCCTCGGTCCCAAAGGCCGTAACGTATTGTTAGAGAAGAAATTTGGTGCGCCCCAAATTGTGAACGACGGGATCACCGTTGCTAAAGAAATTGAATTAGAAGACCCCTTAGAAAATACAGGGGCAAGATTAATCCAAGAAATTGCCTCAAAAACCAAAGAAGTGGCCGGAGACGGTACTACCACCGCCACGGTTATTGGTCAAGCTTTGATTAAAGAAGGGCTTAAAAATGTCATTGCAGGGGCTAACCCTGTGGCTTTACGTCGTGGTATCGAAAAAACCATGGCTTTTCTAGTTAAAGAGATCGAAAATGTAGCTAAACCCGTCGAAGGGGACGCTATTGCCCAAGTCGCCAGCGTGTCTGCTGGTAATGATCAAGAAGTGGGTAAAATGATCGCTTTGGCCATGGATAAAGTGACTAAAGATGGTGTCATTACCGTAGAAGAATCAAAATCTCTGAGTACCGAGTTAGATGTGGTCGAAGGGATGCAGATCGATCGCGGTTATATTTCTCCCTATTTCATCACCGATCAAGAACGGCAACAAGTAGAATTTGACGATGCCTTAATCTTAATCACCGATAAAAAGATTAGTGCGATCGCTGATCTTGTGCCTATCTTAGAAAATGTTGCCCGCGCTGGCAAACCCCTCTTAATCATCGCCGAAGACGTAGAAGGGGAAGCGTTAGCCACTTTAGTGGTTAATAAGGCTAGAGGGGTATTAAACGTGGCTGCTATCAAAGCCCCTGCATTCGGAGAAAGACGCAAAGCGGTTTTACAAGATATCGCCATTTTAACGGGTGGTAGTGTCATTTCCGAAGAAGTGGGCTTAAGCTTAGATGCAGTAGACCTAGATATGTTAGGTCAAGCCACCAAAATCAATATTGTCAAAGATAACACCACCATCGTCGCTACCACCGACGATAGAACCAAAGCTGCAGTCCAAAAACGCATCGAACAGTTGCGGAAACAAGCAGCCGAAACCGACTCTGACTATGACAGCGAAAAGTTACAAGAACGCATCGCTAAATTAGCTGGTGGGGTAGCGGTTATTAAAGTGGGGGCTGCCACCGAAACGGAATTAAAGGATCGTAAACTCCGTATCGAAGATGCCCTGAACGCCACAAAAGCAGCCGTAGATGAAGGCATTGTTCCTGGGGGTGGTACCACTTTAATTCACTTAGCGTCTAAAGTGGCTGACTATAAAAACCAACTAGCCAACGCTGAAGAAAAAGTGGCAGCCGACCTGGTAGCGAGATCATTGGAAGCCCCCTTACGTCAGTTAGCGAATAACGCTGGCTTAGAGGGTTCGGTCATTGTTGAACGAGTCAGAGAAACGGACTTTAACGTTGGTTTCAATGCCATGACTGGCGAGTTTGAAGACATGATCGCAGCCGGTATTATTGACCCTGCTAAGGTGGTTCGTTCTGCCTTACAAAACGCTGCTTCTATTGCCGGTATGGTCTTAACCACAGAAGCCCTAGTGGTTGAAAAACCCGAACCTGAAGCCCCTGCTATGCCTGATATGGGCGGTATGGGCGGTATGGGCGGTATGGGTGGTATGGGCGGTATGGGCGGTATGGGTATGGGCTTCTAA
- a CDS encoding DUF3155 domain-containing protein encodes MARKRKRKSRRRQEGRKILELVPQYNIESGEDKPVTAARKYIHEIGIQPPALLIVRRNEHTTDRYFWAEKGLFGAQYVEENHFLFPSLKEYQPQVPKAQTKTPAVTG; translated from the coding sequence TTGGCAAGAAAGCGCAAACGTAAAAGTCGTCGTCGCCAGGAAGGCCGGAAAATTCTCGAGCTTGTACCCCAGTATAATATTGAAAGCGGCGAAGATAAACCAGTTACTGCCGCTAGAAAATATATCCATGAGATTGGGATACAACCGCCGGCCTTACTTATTGTAAGACGAAACGAACACACCACAGACAGATATTTTTGGGCAGAGAAAGGTTTATTCGGCGCACAATACGTTGAAGAAAACCATTTTCTCTTTCCCAGTCTCAAAGAATACCAGCCACAGGTGCCAAAAGCACAGACCAAGACTCCTGCTGTCACTGGTTAA
- a CDS encoding RluA family pseudouridine synthase: protein MTINLTVENKGNRLDLWLSNQLTDISRSHIQRLIEQGNIILNNEVCTNKKIKVKIGDRLQINLPEPKPLELKPEPLPLDILYEDEQLIIINKPANLVVHPAPGHETGTLVHGLLYHCSNLAGIGGVQRPGIVHRLDKDTTGAMVVAKTDFAHQNLQAQIKNKTAKREYLGIIYGVLTNQEDKENSHQGIINLPIGRHPIDRKKMAVVPLEKRGREAITHWEILERLGNYSLVKFTLETGRTHQIRVHSSYYGNPIVGDPLYSTNRSLKMNLSGQALHAHKLTLTHPITSEKIEAIAPLPDELTKLLTYLRQKNH from the coding sequence ATGACCATTAACTTAACTGTAGAAAATAAAGGTAATCGCTTGGATCTTTGGTTATCTAACCAACTCACGGATATTTCTCGTTCCCATATTCAAAGATTAATAGAACAAGGAAATATTATCCTAAATAATGAAGTTTGTACCAACAAAAAAATAAAAGTTAAAATAGGCGATCGCTTACAAATCAATCTCCCTGAACCCAAACCCTTAGAACTGAAACCCGAACCCCTACCCCTCGATATTTTATACGAAGATGAGCAGCTAATTATTATTAATAAACCAGCTAATTTAGTGGTACATCCAGCACCGGGACACGAAACAGGAACCTTAGTCCACGGTCTACTTTATCATTGTTCTAATTTAGCAGGAATTGGTGGGGTACAACGGCCTGGAATTGTTCACCGTTTAGATAAAGATACCACTGGCGCAATGGTGGTTGCCAAGACTGATTTTGCCCATCAAAACCTACAAGCACAAATTAAAAATAAAACAGCAAAACGAGAATATTTAGGGATTATTTATGGTGTATTAACTAATCAAGAAGATAAAGAAAACAGCCATCAAGGTATAATTAATTTACCCATAGGTCGTCATCCTATTGATAGAAAAAAGATGGCAGTTGTCCCCCTAGAAAAGCGAGGAAGGGAAGCGATAACCCATTGGGAAATTCTAGAAAGATTAGGAAATTATAGTTTAGTTAAATTCACCTTAGAAACCGGTAGAACCCATCAAATAAGAGTGCATAGTAGCTATTACGGTAATCCCATTGTAGGTGATCCGTTATACAGTACAAATCGTTCCTTAAAAATGAATTTATCAGGACAAGCATTACACGCTCATAAATTAACATTAACCCATCCCATTACCTCAGAAAAAATAGAAGCGATCGCCCCTTTACCTGATGAATTGACTAAATTATTAACTTACCTACGACAAAAAAATCATTAA
- a CDS encoding glycosyltransferase family 2 protein, producing MSNPQIAAIICTHNRDPYLGDAIKSLLAQEGVSYEVLIVDNGSTDSTKDVVAPFLSNPHLRYVYEPILGLSVARNRGAKETTAPILAYLDDDAIASPHWLKVLVDAYDQHEKLAIAGGKVTLIWPDNITPPAWISEGLAGGLGAYDLGEEKVSITNPQLTPRGLNYSLRRSFLEKIGGFDANLGRVGKKLLSNEELFMTELALNQGWDVAYLPDALVAHNVAPERLQRSWFLRRSWWQGVSECYRDEIAGRTGINQLGRGGERLIRGLYKSVKYIGKPAQSFDNLVYAYGQIGYLKEALQLLLKSSKK from the coding sequence ATGTCTAATCCTCAAATTGCTGCTATTATCTGCACCCATAACCGCGATCCCTATTTAGGTGATGCTATCAAAAGTCTTTTGGCTCAAGAGGGGGTAAGCTATGAAGTGCTAATCGTGGATAATGGCTCTACAGACAGCACAAAAGACGTGGTTGCACCATTTTTATCAAATCCTCACCTAAGATACGTTTATGAGCCAATTTTAGGGCTATCCGTTGCCCGTAATCGAGGAGCGAAAGAAACCACCGCCCCAATCTTAGCCTATCTTGATGATGATGCGATCGCTTCCCCTCACTGGTTAAAGGTTCTAGTAGACGCTTATGATCAACATGAAAAATTAGCGATCGCAGGGGGAAAAGTGACGTTAATCTGGCCCGATAACATCACCCCACCGGCTTGGATTTCTGAAGGGTTGGCCGGCGGTTTAGGGGCTTATGATTTAGGAGAGGAAAAAGTGTCCATTACCAATCCCCAACTCACCCCAAGAGGGTTAAATTATTCGCTGCGACGGTCGTTTTTAGAAAAAATTGGCGGGTTTGATGCTAATTTAGGGAGAGTGGGCAAAAAACTGCTCTCCAATGAAGAATTATTTATGACCGAATTAGCTTTAAATCAAGGATGGGACGTGGCCTATCTTCCTGATGCTCTAGTTGCTCATAATGTTGCCCCAGAAAGGCTTCAACGGAGTTGGTTTTTACGTCGCAGTTGGTGGCAAGGGGTAAGCGAATGTTATCGAGACGAAATTGCTGGTCGTACTGGGATTAATCAGTTAGGAAGAGGGGGTGAAAGGTTAATACGAGGGTTATATAAATCTGTAAAATATATCGGTAAACCGGCACAAAGTTTTGATAATTTAGTTTATGCCTATGGTCAAATTGGCTATTTAAAAGAAGCTTTACAATTACTGTTAAAATCATCCAAAAAATAA
- a CDS encoding ribonuclease HII, translating into MSAQLFSHSQILMAGVDEVGRGCLFGPVVAAAVVFNFTTIAQLQDIGVKDSKQLSVKRRESLVTEIKNRAISYQISYASSQEIDRLNILNASLLAMKRSITKLSVTPELCLIDGNQKIPDLTIAQETIIGGDRTSPIIAAASILAKVWRDQLIVRLAAKYPHYDLENNKGYGTKKHRMGLQQYGPCFHHRRSFKLG; encoded by the coding sequence ATGTCTGCTCAATTATTTTCTCATTCACAAATCTTAATGGCGGGAGTTGATGAAGTAGGGCGAGGCTGTTTGTTTGGCCCGGTAGTTGCTGCTGCAGTGGTGTTTAACTTTACGACTATTGCTCAACTTCAAGACATAGGTGTTAAAGACAGTAAACAACTCTCAGTTAAACGCCGTGAAAGTTTAGTAACAGAGATTAAAAATAGGGCTATTTCTTATCAAATTAGTTATGCCTCTTCCCAAGAAATTGATCGCCTTAATATTTTAAATGCCTCTTTATTAGCAATGAAACGATCCATTACTAAACTATCTGTAACCCCTGAACTTTGTTTAATAGATGGTAATCAAAAAATACCTGATCTTACTATTGCCCAAGAAACAATTATTGGAGGCGATCGCACATCTCCTATCATTGCTGCTGCTAGTATTTTAGCTAAGGTTTGGCGTGATCAATTAATTGTCCGTTTAGCTGCGAAATACCCTCATTATGATTTAGAAAATAATAAGGGTTATGGAACTAAAAAACATCGCATGGGTTTACAACAATATGGGCCATGTTTTCATCATCGTCGTTCTTTTAAACTGGGTTAA
- a CDS encoding metallophosphoesterase family protein, giving the protein MSSSNSNSAYSLLSDPFLQFPTESSIKVVWFTEFPGVKHKVLYGENLDKEVIASTTQLSRTREDEQSKVKGDYSQTRRREIWRHEGEITGLHQGEKIPYKVVSLFENNKMESKIFSLTSSPKKETPLKILLTSDHQLKPMVAANLQKVVETIDQVDAIFFAGDLVNIPDRASEWFDDQRGGAFFPCLQGLANYKIKNEEAEMVYHGGQLIQFAPLFPTIGNHEVMGKWSKNKRLSKQFVDAIPREVAQDIYLEKADIINANYDDNIKENWIKNNSFNTDTYEEIFSFPQTESNNSHHYAVTFGDIRLVVLQVTNIWRSPSLEKNVTGRYQEAERQFNNPENWGYGQHIFKSIEKGSKQYQWLEKELRSEAFQQAKYKIVMFHHPVHTLGGNIVPPYTNPIQKINKDSDGNITEIRYEYPQENDYIIRDLMPLLETANVNLVFYGHSHLWNRFISSNGINFLESSNVGNSYGAHLGENKRLIPPDYSPLNYIEIGDANGLNPVIPNLAPLIDENNNPLPYIASNEITVFSILDTEKGTVSSYYFDTRQPNSNVIKFDEFAI; this is encoded by the coding sequence ATGTCTTCTAGTAATTCTAATTCAGCTTATTCTTTACTAAGCGATCCTTTTTTGCAGTTTCCTACAGAATCATCTATTAAGGTTGTTTGGTTTACTGAATTTCCAGGAGTTAAGCATAAAGTTCTTTATGGAGAAAATTTAGACAAAGAGGTGATTGCTAGTACGACTCAATTGAGTCGTACTAGAGAAGATGAACAATCAAAAGTTAAGGGGGATTATTCCCAAACTAGAAGGCGAGAGATTTGGCGACATGAAGGAGAAATTACAGGACTACATCAAGGAGAAAAAATTCCTTATAAAGTGGTTAGTTTGTTTGAAAATAATAAAATGGAAAGTAAGATTTTTTCTTTGACTTCTTCTCCTAAAAAAGAAACTCCTTTGAAAATTTTATTAACCTCAGACCATCAATTAAAACCAATGGTAGCAGCTAATTTGCAAAAAGTTGTGGAAACAATAGATCAAGTTGATGCTATTTTTTTTGCGGGTGATTTAGTCAATATTCCTGATCGTGCTTCAGAATGGTTTGATGATCAAAGGGGTGGAGCCTTTTTTCCTTGTCTTCAAGGATTAGCAAATTATAAGATAAAAAATGAAGAGGCAGAAATGGTTTATCATGGGGGTCAATTAATTCAATTTGCCCCATTATTTCCTACCATTGGTAATCATGAAGTGATGGGAAAATGGTCGAAAAATAAACGATTATCCAAACAATTTGTAGATGCTATTCCTAGAGAAGTGGCTCAAGATATTTACTTAGAAAAAGCTGATATAATCAATGCTAATTATGACGATAATATTAAAGAAAATTGGATCAAAAATAATTCATTTAATACGGATACCTACGAAGAGATTTTTTCCTTTCCTCAAACAGAATCTAATAACAGTCATCATTACGCTGTAACGTTTGGGGATATTCGTTTAGTGGTTTTACAAGTGACTAATATTTGGCGTTCTCCTAGTTTAGAAAAGAATGTCACAGGCAGATATCAAGAAGCAGAAAGACAATTTAATAACCCTGAAAATTGGGGCTATGGTCAACATATTTTTAAATCCATTGAAAAAGGAAGCAAACAGTATCAATGGTTAGAAAAAGAATTAAGAAGTGAAGCATTTCAACAAGCAAAATATAAAATAGTCATGTTTCATCATCCGGTTCATACCTTGGGAGGAAATATTGTTCCACCTTATACTAATCCCATACAAAAGATTAATAAGGATAGTGATGGTAATATAACAGAAATTCGTTATGAATATCCCCAAGAAAATGACTATATTATTCGAGATTTAATGCCCCTTTTAGAAACAGCAAACGTTAACTTAGTATTCTATGGTCATTCTCATCTGTGGAACCGTTTTATTAGTTCTAATGGTATTAATTTCCTCGAATCTTCTAACGTTGGTAATAGTTACGGCGCACATTTAGGAGAAAATAAAAGACTGATTCCTCCTGATTATTCTCCGTTAAATTATATTGAAATTGGTGATGCCAATGGACTTAACCCCGTTATTCCTAATTTAGCACCTTTAATAGATGAAAATAATAATCCGTTACCCTATATTGCCAGTAATGAAATTACCGTCTTTAGTATTTTAGATACAGAAAAGGGAACTGTCAGCAGTTATTACTTTGATACTCGTCAACCTAATTCTAATGTGATTAAATTTGATGAATTTGCAATTTGA
- a CDS encoding cofactor assembly of complex C subunit B: MNTPILISTFFLTLLLMVGLFFFIRASVKDRTEEVKLISELPKTSLLEQLKTYFSQRAYTVTNANGGQDTITFEGFVRPSLFLAIFLTILAALGLLCLVLVLSFVYPPLTPLFFALELFAPVAGIFYWKQAGRVETVSLSLESLTEQGSQPGSLLILTAHRDEVIQLKQNFSLKSAN; encoded by the coding sequence GTGAATACGCCTATTTTAATTTCTACCTTCTTCCTCACCCTCCTGCTAATGGTCGGTTTATTTTTCTTTATTCGTGCCTCGGTTAAAGACCGCACGGAAGAGGTTAAACTGATCTCAGAACTCCCTAAAACCTCTTTATTAGAACAACTCAAGACCTACTTTAGCCAACGGGCTTACACTGTTACTAACGCTAATGGAGGTCAAGATACGATTACCTTTGAAGGGTTTGTCCGTCCTAGTCTGTTTTTAGCTATTTTCTTGACAATTCTAGCAGCATTGGGATTACTTTGCTTAGTGTTAGTCCTATCTTTTGTTTATCCCCCCCTGACCCCCTTATTCTTTGCGCTAGAACTTTTTGCCCCCGTAGCAGGGATTTTTTATTGGAAACAAGCTGGCCGAGTAGAAACGGTATCTTTATCTCTTGAAAGTCTCACCGAACAGGGATCACAGCCAGGTAGCCTTTTAATCTTAACTGCTCATCGTGATGAAGTGATCCAATTAAAACAAAATTTTTCCCTAAAATCAGCCAATTGA
- the queF gene encoding preQ(1) synthase, protein MTQVSNADTSTMKYGEREIEEGKLITFPNPRIGRYYTINITLPEFTCKCPFSGYPDFATLHLTYVPNEKVVELKAIKLYINSYRDRYISHEESVNQILDDFVAACDPLEATLKGDFNPRGNVHTVVEVHHKKDK, encoded by the coding sequence ATGACTCAAGTTTCTAATGCTGATACTTCAACCATGAAATATGGAGAACGGGAAATCGAAGAGGGGAAATTAATCACTTTTCCTAATCCTCGTATCGGTCGTTATTATACCATTAATATTACTTTGCCAGAGTTTACTTGTAAATGTCCCTTTTCTGGTTATCCTGACTTTGCAACCTTACATTTAACTTATGTGCCGAATGAAAAAGTTGTGGAGTTAAAAGCCATTAAACTATATATCAATAGTTACCGCGATCGCTATATTTCCCATGAGGAGTCTGTTAACCAAATTTTGGATGATTTTGTGGCAGCTTGTGACCCTTTAGAAGCAACGTTAAAGGGTGATTTTAATCCGAGAGGGAATGTTCATACTGTGGTTGAAGTGCATCATAAAAAGGATAAATAA
- a CDS encoding STAS domain-containing protein, producing MTTYFQVYQPTGIVDVNKAQQFRQQIQKLLEENSKVIVVDFKDVSFMDSSGLGALVLSLKTVRAAGAKLFLCSVNEQVMMLLELTDMHKVFRIFESREELEKNIMDL from the coding sequence ATGACAACCTACTTTCAAGTGTATCAACCCACGGGAATAGTTGATGTAAATAAAGCCCAACAGTTCCGCCAACAAATTCAGAAACTGTTAGAAGAAAACTCCAAAGTTATTGTAGTTGATTTCAAAGATGTTAGCTTTATGGATAGCTCAGGTTTAGGGGCTTTAGTTTTGTCGTTGAAAACCGTTCGGGCTGCTGGCGCTAAACTATTTTTATGTTCAGTGAATGAGCAGGTAATGATGTTACTTGAACTAACAGATATGCACAAAGTGTTTAGAATTTTTGAAAGTCGAGAAGAGTTGGAAAAAAATATTATGGATTTGTAA
- a CDS encoding ATP-binding protein — protein sequence MFSATASLPNPSQDFIALCQSQVMLLGNTLQADWSAVYLTSEEQGQPVNLIPVVIYPLQETAEIPSDEQIQLTEGKQEVTLSNLSKSLPSDLSRSLIIPENDHIDSKDYQIVLPLVYQEVVLGVLVTRREAYPWKPEEFNQIEKIADTLAIARLLDQRQGWYQKQLQLQQRQQQQERDRLDDLFHQLRNPLTALKVFGKLLLKRLGTDDQSRSIVNNIVREGEHLQELIKEFESHQKGMVDETDIITLNTNSVAIPDRLSPSLPPSQSLELSPINLWDILETVIMSAESIAENKGIDLQVEKFDHLDAVLGNKSALREVLSNLIDNSIKYTPASGKVRIKLGLSKVINDKRYQGILIEDTGYGIPREDQEHIFERHYRGSQENSEIAGSGLGLAIVKELVTQMGGLIELSSPINLENKTGTRIILWLINN from the coding sequence ATGTTTTCTGCTACTGCCAGCCTCCCCAATCCTAGCCAAGATTTTATCGCTTTGTGTCAGTCTCAAGTGATGCTGTTAGGGAATACGTTACAAGCAGACTGGAGTGCGGTGTATTTAACCTCAGAAGAACAAGGACAACCGGTTAACTTAATTCCTGTGGTGATCTATCCCTTACAAGAAACAGCAGAGATACCATCAGATGAGCAAATTCAGTTAACAGAGGGAAAACAGGAGGTAACTTTGTCCAACCTGTCAAAGTCGTTGCCTAGTGATCTCAGTCGCTCCTTAATTATCCCAGAAAATGACCATATTGATTCAAAAGATTATCAAATTGTTTTACCGTTAGTTTATCAAGAAGTGGTGTTAGGGGTATTAGTAACACGGAGAGAAGCTTATCCCTGGAAACCAGAAGAATTTAATCAAATTGAAAAAATAGCAGATACTTTAGCTATTGCACGTTTATTAGATCAGCGTCAAGGGTGGTATCAAAAGCAGTTACAATTGCAGCAGCGACAGCAACAACAAGAACGTGATCGCCTTGATGATTTATTTCATCAATTACGCAATCCCTTAACTGCTTTAAAGGTGTTTGGCAAGTTATTACTCAAGCGTTTAGGAACCGACGATCAAAGTCGTTCTATTGTTAATAATATAGTACGAGAAGGGGAGCATTTGCAAGAATTAATTAAAGAGTTTGAAAGTCATCAAAAGGGGATGGTGGATGAGACAGATATTATTACCTTAAATACTAACTCTGTGGCCATTCCTGATCGATTATCTCCCTCTTTACCCCCATCACAGTCTTTAGAATTAAGTCCCATTAATCTTTGGGATATCTTAGAAACAGTTATTATGTCTGCGGAGTCTATTGCAGAGAATAAAGGGATTGATTTACAAGTAGAAAAGTTCGATCATTTAGATGCTGTACTGGGAAATAAATCAGCATTAAGGGAAGTATTAAGTAATTTAATTGATAATAGTATTAAATATACTCCTGCATCGGGTAAAGTTAGGATAAAATTGGGTTTATCTAAAGTAATTAATGATAAAAGATACCAAGGAATTTTAATTGAAGATACGGGTTATGGTATTCCTAGGGAAGATCAAGAACATATTTTTGAGCGACATTATCGAGGAAGTCAAGAAAATAGTGAAATTGCGGGTAGTGGTTTAGGTCTGGCTATAGTTAAGGAGTTAGTAACACAAATGGGAGGATTAATTGAGCTATCTAGTCCAATTAATTTAGAAAATAAGACAGGAACTAGGATCATTCTTTGGCTAATTAATAATTAA